GAAGACGCTTCCGTGTATCACACGCCGGACGAGGCCGACGACCCCACCTACGTGCTGGGGATGTACCCGTACCCGTCCGGGAAGCTCCACATGGGTCACGTCCGCAACTACACCATCACGGACGCGTACGCCCGGTACCGCCGGATGCGCGGCGACGAGGTGCTCCACCCGATGGGGTGGGACGCGTTCGGCCTCCCCGCCGAGAACGCCGCCAAGGAGCGCGACACCAACCCCCGCGACTGGACGTTCGACTGCATCGACACGATGCGCGGGCAGATGAAGTCGATGGGGTTCGGCTACGACTGGGACCGCGAGATCACCACCTGCACGCCGGAGTACTACGAGTGGAACCAGTGGCTGTTCACGCGCTTCGCCGACGCCGATCTCGTGGAGCGGCGCGACGCCGAGGTGAACTGGTGTCCCTCCTGCGAGACCGTCCTCGCCGACGAGCAGGTCGAGGGCGACGCCGAGCTGTGCTGGCGGTGCGACACGCCCGTCGAGACCCGCGACCTCGATCAGTGGTTCCTGAAAATAACCGAGTACGCCGACGAGCTGTTAGAGGCCATCGACGACCTGGAGGGGTGGCCCAACTCGGTGCGACAGATGCAGCGCAACTGGATCGGCCGGCAGTACGGGACGACGCTGGACTTCCATATCGACGGCCACGGCCCCGTCGAGGCGTTCACCACCCGCGTCGACACGGTCCACGGCGCGACGTTCTTCGCGCTCGCGCCGGATCACCCGATCAGCGAGGAGCTGGCCGCCGAGGACGACGCGGTCCACCAGTTCGTCCGCCACGAGGCCGACCCCGAGGGCGACGAGCCGAACGGCGTCGAGACGGGCCTCACCGCCACGAACCCGGCCACGGGCGAGGAGATCCCCGTCTTCGTCGCCGACTTCGTCCTCTCGGACGTTGGGACGGGCGCGCTGATGGCGGTGCCCGGCCACGACGAGCGCGACCACGCGTTCGCGACGAAGATGGGCGTCGACATCCGCCCGGTCGTCGCACCGGAGCCGGACGACTGGGACGGCGAGGCGGTCCCGGACGCGCCCGACGTGAGCAAGGAAGCGTTCACCGACGACGGCGTGCTGATCGACTCCGGCGAGTACAGCGGCCTCGACAGCGAGACGGCCCGCGAGCGGCTCACCGCGGACATCGAGAGCGCCGCGGAGAGCACCCAGTACCAGCTGCGCGACTGGGGGATCTCCCGCCAGCGCTACTGGGGCACCCCGATCCCGGTCGTCCACTGCGACGACTGCGGCCCGGTACTGGTCCCGGACGAGGACCTGCCGGTCGAGCTGCCGGATTTCATCAACACCACCGGGAACCCGCTGGACGCCGCCGAGGAGTGGAAGCGGACCGCGTGTCCCGACTGCGGCGAGCCGGCCACCCGCGAGACCGACACGATGGACACGTTCGTCGACTCCTCGTGGTACTTCCTGCGCTACGTCTCGCCGGGCCTCGACGACGCGCCGTTCGACCCAGAGCGCGCGAACGACTGGATGCCGGTCGACCAGTACGTCGGCGGCATCGAGCACGCCGTGATGCACCTGCTGTACTCCCGCTTCTTCACCAAGGTGCTCGCCGACGAGGAGGGGTTACAGCACCGTGAGCCGTTCACGAACCTGCTGGCGCAGGGGATGGTCCAGCTTGAGGGCGAGAAGATGTCCAAGTCGAAGGGGAACGTCGTCTCCCCGCAGCGCATCGTCGACGAGTACGGCGCCGACACGGCCCGGCTGTTCATGATGCAGGCGGCCCAGCCCGAGCGCGACTTCGACTGGTCCGAGGAGGGCGTGCGGTCGACCCACCGGTTCCTCTCCCGCCTGAGCGACCTCGTCGAGGAGCGCGTCGCGGGCGACGCGGCGGATGACGACGGCGACGCGACGGGGGACGACGCGGACGACGGCGACGCGGCGACCACCGACCGCGACACGATCGACGAGTACGTCGCCGACGAGGTCGACGCCGCCGTCGCCATCGCGGGCGCGGAGTACGACGGCCTGACGTTCAACGTCGCGCTCCGCGAGGCGCAGGACCTCGTGGGGACGCTCCGGAGCTACCGCGGGCACGCCGACCCGGACCCCGAGACCTTCGAGCGCGGGCTGGACGTCGCCGTCCGGCTGCTCGCGCCGGTCGTCCCGCACCTCGCCGAGGAGCTGTGGGAGGCGCTGGGACGGGACGGGTTCGTCGTCGAGGCCGACTGGCCGACCGCGACGGTCGACCGCGAGACGGTCGAGAAGCGTCGCCGGCTGGTGGCGAACACCCGCGAGGACGTGCGCGACATCGTCGAGGTCGCCGGCATCGAGGACCCCGAGCGGATCGACGTCGTCGTCGCCCCCGACTGGAAGTACGACGCGCTGGAGATCGCGATCGACAGCGACGCGGACAACCTCATCTCCGAGCTGATGGGGGAGAGCCACATCCGCGAGCGGGGCGACGACGCCGCCTCCTACGGGCAGGACCTGCAGGCGAACCGCGAGGCGCTGCAGGCGACCCTGTCGGCCGACGACGAGTACGACGCGCTCCGGGCGGCCGCGTGGCTGATCGAGCGCGAGTTCGACGCCCCGGTCCGCGTCGAGCGCGCCGCGGACGCCGACGACGCGGTGGTCCGCAAGGCGGAGCCGGGTCGCCCCGCGATCGACATCGCCGAGTAGCGACCTGCGGCATTTTTAAACGACTCCGGCGCGGCGGAAGCGATTAGTCGACGGCGACACCCGAACCCGTATGGACGACCCCTACGCCCCCGCCCGCGACGCCCTCGTCGGCGACGGGCTCGGTGGCGGCGCGGCCGACGGTGACGCGCGCGAGTTCGACGACGCCGACCCCGCCGTCCTCGCCGCCCGCCTCGACGACGCCGACCCACTCTCCGCGTTCGCGGACCGGTAT
Above is a window of Halorubrum depositum DNA encoding:
- the leuS gene encoding leucine--tRNA ligase; translation: MSQEGYDHTAVENRWQEAWEDASVYHTPDEADDPTYVLGMYPYPSGKLHMGHVRNYTITDAYARYRRMRGDEVLHPMGWDAFGLPAENAAKERDTNPRDWTFDCIDTMRGQMKSMGFGYDWDREITTCTPEYYEWNQWLFTRFADADLVERRDAEVNWCPSCETVLADEQVEGDAELCWRCDTPVETRDLDQWFLKITEYADELLEAIDDLEGWPNSVRQMQRNWIGRQYGTTLDFHIDGHGPVEAFTTRVDTVHGATFFALAPDHPISEELAAEDDAVHQFVRHEADPEGDEPNGVETGLTATNPATGEEIPVFVADFVLSDVGTGALMAVPGHDERDHAFATKMGVDIRPVVAPEPDDWDGEAVPDAPDVSKEAFTDDGVLIDSGEYSGLDSETARERLTADIESAAESTQYQLRDWGISRQRYWGTPIPVVHCDDCGPVLVPDEDLPVELPDFINTTGNPLDAAEEWKRTACPDCGEPATRETDTMDTFVDSSWYFLRYVSPGLDDAPFDPERANDWMPVDQYVGGIEHAVMHLLYSRFFTKVLADEEGLQHREPFTNLLAQGMVQLEGEKMSKSKGNVVSPQRIVDEYGADTARLFMMQAAQPERDFDWSEEGVRSTHRFLSRLSDLVEERVAGDAADDDGDATGDDADDGDAATTDRDTIDEYVADEVDAAVAIAGAEYDGLTFNVALREAQDLVGTLRSYRGHADPDPETFERGLDVAVRLLAPVVPHLAEELWEALGRDGFVVEADWPTATVDRETVEKRRRLVANTREDVRDIVEVAGIEDPERIDVVVAPDWKYDALEIAIDSDADNLISELMGESHIRERGDDAASYGQDLQANREALQATLSADDEYDALRAAAWLIEREFDAPVRVERAADADDAVVRKAEPGRPAIDIAE